Genomic DNA from Ilyobacter polytropus DSM 2926:
TTTATAAGATGTTCAAAAACCTTAGTTATTGATATAAATGATACGTCCATTACCAAATAGTCAGCCTTATTATCATCTAAATGTTCAAGTGTAAGATCTTTTATATGGGTATTTTCAATAGATTTTACTCTCTCATCATTTCTGAGTTTCCAGTCTAGTTGATTAGATCCAACATCTGCTGAATACACATATTTTGCACCATTTTGAAGGGCACAGTCTGTAAAACCTCCAGTTGAAGCCCCTATATCCAAGACAACCTTGTCCTTTATGTCCAGCCCAAAAACTTCAATGGCTTTTTCAAGTTTCAGTCCACCTCTGCTGACATATTTCAAAACTTGCCCTTTTATTCTTATTTTAGGTTCCTTATCTATTTTTATCTGTGTCCCTGGCTTTTCGATTTTTTTATCATCTACAATCACAATTCCAGCCATTATAGCTCTTTTTGCTTTTTCCCTTGTTTCAAAAAAACCTTGTTCCACCAGAAGCACATCCAGTCTTTCCTTCATAAAACACCTCTTAGTTTTAATTATTCAAAAATCTTATCATCATCCAAGTATTTTATAAGTATGGAGTTTTTTATAAGATTCCTAAATCCTACCTTTTCAACTGAATTAATAAGTCTCGAGGTTTCTCTTATTCTCTTTGTAAAAAAATCATCACCAATTGGAATTCTTTTATTTTTACCGTAATAATTCACAAGCTGTTTGGTACTCTTTAGTCCCAGTTCTACCTTTGCTCTTTTGAGCCTGTCCTTTAATATCCCACTTGTACAGTCTAACTTTTTGCAGATTTCATCTGTCTGCATTCCCTCTGCCATATGCCTTAGTATCTCATCGGCACCTATAGGGTTTATTCTGTGGTACTTAGCAGAATAAACATCTGCTTTATGAACTATGTTGGCCTCTTTTGTACTAGGCTTTATTTTCCCCCATTTACCATGGTGGGATATTACTATATGAACAACATTCTTTCTTATTTCATCATGAATCTTAAGACCTGTTTCTTCCTCAATATCGTCCATGATTTTTTCAGTCTCTCTTATTATGTAATCCGGCCTTTTTATCATCATTTGAGAATGGGACAGTTTTTCTCCATTGATCCTTATGCTACCCTTACTTATATCGTGTATTATTATCCCTACAATGATTGCAAAAACGTCTATTGTTTTTGAATATTCATCAAGGCCTATAAACTCTCTTTTCATCTCATCCTCAGATATTTTAAGTACGTCATAAGTATGTGTAGAGACTTTTACTCCTTGATCTTCTACAAGCTCTAGCTGACGCACGAGAGGATGTTGAAGGAGAGAATTTATATACAGTTGTGCCTTTTTATTATTTATTTGCATTTATACACCCTTCTATCCTATCAACTAATTTACTTCCTCTAAGACCATTTTCAAAGAGGAGGTCATCCCTTTTCCCATGAGGTATTTTAGCACTTTCAAGGGAGATTTTATAAACTTTTTTATATAATCCCCTGTCATTTAAAAATTCTAAAATAGAAGTTCCAAAGGAATTTTTGTCATAGGCTTCTTCCAAAACAAAAATATTATCATAATTCTTCACATTATCAACCAAATAATTTTCATCTAGAGGGCTTATGAAAGCAGCACTCACAATGGTTCCCCCTATACCTCTCTTACAAAGCTCATCTTTGACTACCATAAGCTCATTTAACATACTCCCTGTTGCTATGTAAAGGTTCTTTTTACCCTTTTCCATTTCTTTCCATTTACCAAACTCCAAAGGTTTGTCTCCATCTATATCATAGCAGGTAGACCTCGGTATTCTTATCGCCATAGGCCCATTTGTATGGTTTCTAGATATTTCTAAAGCCTCTTCTAATTCTCTGCACGTAGTCGGTGCAATTACTGTAAATCCCTCTATACTCAGAAAATAACTTATATCATAGACTCCCTGGTGTGTTTTTCCGTCTTCTCCTACTATTCCAGCTCTGTCTACTATAAATCTCACAGGAAGATTCTGCAGTGATATATCATGTATAAGCTGACTGTAGGCCCTTTGAAGAAAAGTTGAATATATTGCAACGTAAGGCTTTTTTCCTGAGATAGCTAGACCTCCTGCAAAGGTCACAGCATGTCCTTCAGCTATGCCTACATTATGGCTTCTTTCTGGAAACTTTTCAAAAAAATTAACTAACCCTGTACCTTTTACCATCGCCGCTGATATTGCATAGATATCCTTGTCTTTTTCACCCATCTGGCAGATCTTTTCACCAAATATTTGAGAATAAGACGACGATCCCTTTCTTACATTACCCGTCTGTACATCAAAGGGAGATATTCCATGAAATTTTTCCTGATTTTTCTCAGCAAATGAATATCCCTTACCCTTTTGAGTTTTCACATGTATCAGTATAGGTCCTTCCATGA
This window encodes:
- a CDS encoding TlyA family RNA methyltransferase; the protein is MKERLDVLLVEQGFFETREKAKRAIMAGIVIVDDKKIEKPGTQIKIDKEPKIRIKGQVLKYVSRGGLKLEKAIEVFGLDIKDKVVLDIGASTGGFTDCALQNGAKYVYSADVGSNQLDWKLRNDERVKSIENTHIKDLTLEHLDDNKADYLVMDVSFISITKVFEHLIKFMKSDSELMALIKPQFEVGRENIEKGGIVKDFKKHKMAIEKIIDSANSHGLYLKFLDYSPITGGKGNVEYLSLFSLENGNNEIDIDEVINMGKSLKTGG
- a CDS encoding HD domain-containing protein, producing MQINNKKAQLYINSLLQHPLVRQLELVEDQGVKVSTHTYDVLKISEDEMKREFIGLDEYSKTIDVFAIIVGIIIHDISKGSIRINGEKLSHSQMMIKRPDYIIRETEKIMDDIEEETGLKIHDEIRKNVVHIVISHHGKWGKIKPSTKEANIVHKADVYSAKYHRINPIGADEILRHMAEGMQTDEICKKLDCTSGILKDRLKRAKVELGLKSTKQLVNYYGKNKRIPIGDDFFTKRIRETSRLINSVEKVGFRNLIKNSILIKYLDDDKIFE
- the dxs gene encoding 1-deoxy-D-xylulose-5-phosphate synthase, which encodes MNIKEMNINQIEKLAQEIRTQLIDVVSKNGGHLAPNLGVVELTLALHKVFDSPKDKILFDVGHQSYVHKIVTGRDKEFSTLRTRGGVGPFLNPEESEHDAFISGHAGSGLSAASGIAAANPDSKVIVVVGDASIANGTSLEALNDIGGRFRNLIILLNDNEMSIGENVGSLSRFFSKLLVSKTYMNLKDEVRTLVRKAKIGKRVGGVLKRAEHSVKQFFAPMSICEDLGFKFLGVIDGHDSNELIETFEKAKIMEGPILIHVKTQKGKGYSFAEKNQEKFHGISPFDVQTGNVRKGSSSYSQIFGEKICQMGEKDKDIYAISAAMVKGTGLVNFFEKFPERSHNVGIAEGHAVTFAGGLAISGKKPYVAIYSTFLQRAYSQLIHDISLQNLPVRFIVDRAGIVGEDGKTHQGVYDISYFLSIEGFTVIAPTTCRELEEALEISRNHTNGPMAIRIPRSTCYDIDGDKPLEFGKWKEMEKGKKNLYIATGSMLNELMVVKDELCKRGIGGTIVSAAFISPLDENYLVDNVKNYDNIFVLEEAYDKNSFGTSILEFLNDRGLYKKVYKISLESAKIPHGKRDDLLFENGLRGSKLVDRIEGCINANK